In Chitinophaga sp. HK235, a single window of DNA contains:
- a CDS encoding fibronectin type III domain-containing protein, giving the protein MNKFYTLLTFLLVMGINTVLAQTGVLNPNDSIVEYNPAAPPTPPNWGVLGKWVRTKRLNWNTDSYKCYYYNGLQFRLKFPKSYQPGVSDGKKYPMIIFWHGVGERGTIYDNEYQLYHGGELHKNAVDNGTFDGFLLYPQNQGGFFGNVQFDAIRDLIVNYMIPEVKLDPYRIMVQGLSGGGTATWDFMIRYPKLVASAAPISASTLALKDYIDVFKLIPIWNFQGGDDTNPDPSVTQNVYNAVKAAGGNMKLTIYDGWGHGVWYKAWGEPDYFPFANRAHKANPWPLYGRTEFCPGDTINVTLGVTAGFDAYEWRKDGVIIPGANSNTIVATTTGVYDAHIKDGDNWTTWSPIPVQIKIKTPTITPNISVNGVMSKVLPALDGKDSVVLQLPAGYTSYLWKKATDAITLGTDRMLTVRDSGLYVATVTEQYGCSSNFSAPFKVIKASGTPAPDPATNAIARADSKTQITIDWSRNPNPTNSETGYEVYRGTAAGGPYTLVGITGPGVTTFSSSGLNPNKAYYFVIRAVNDNGAAIASNETSATTQVDNNPPTAPGSLKITGTTRTSVSLSWTAATDDVGVTKYDIYVNGVKTYTVNGDQTSFTVNSLVYNQVYAFTVKARDLTGNLSPASNQVSATTANSGLNYKYYTGTFSALPDFSTLTPVKTGVTPTADISARDANENYAFLWTGYINIPATGTYTFETYSDDGSRLYIGPYSYAATPLVDNDGLHAPQSRTNSIYLTAGSYPFSATFFQAGGGQVMQLFWQSTINGVTGSRQEIPASAFKDPGTPGGATPAAPTQIKATAASYNKINLTWTDNSNNETGFEIYRSTSLSGPFNIIATAAATKTAYTDSLLQPQTTYYYKVKAINKYGDSGFSLADGGGLQYDYYEFSDITQLPDFSSITPVKSGSVDNITLDIRNHDNNFALKFAGYINLPVSGTYTFYTASDDGSKLYIDGFDNTRLVVNNDYLQGTTERSGTKTLSAGRHAIYITFFQRGGGYTLTASYKGPTGSNIAKQLIPSSALANPNMQATTLALPTAPAAPTVLTAATVFSNKIGLKWNDNSNNETSFEIYRSVGNNSLYKLQATIPGSDSAYGVLTDTALFANVTYYYKVRAVNVGGNSAYSNELNVQTLNNAPVLNNQPNRFMHYDTQLSVNVVATDADGDPITLTATNLPAFATFTDNGNGTGTILFNNPPVTAQATYPGITVKAQDNHNGIATKVFSLTVNANYAPVLGSVSNLTISENTTSQINVAVTNDNGTDNLTWTYTGLPAFATAVSNGKTSQITLNPGYSDAGSYPVSVKVSDGVGGEDTKNFTIVINDVNPGYFVRVNFNDGSNQAAAPWNNTNKVPVTQNDIFGPFTDQNGNNTGISLKIMTPWQTVNGGSNANNAGVRPGNNSGIYPDNVMASSYWTNTTKQTFKVTGLKATFKYNFTFFGSRSGVTDNRTANYTINGTTVSLNASNNATNTVVIKGVAADSNGEVSVDLQAGTGSSFAYINAMVIEAVYDDGTAPAKPRQLAARNIPTGVRLSWTDAAYNETGYEVYRSTDSLGTYQLMNPAPTNANDTAYTDNTVVANTKYFYAVRAINTYGNSPYTDTIAIVAANRNPVLNTLSNVSMKTDDVQNITVTATDDPSDILTVSATGLPPFATLTTTGNGTATIALTPTAANIGRYSVTVTVADNHGGSASQTFTIAVRDKNITSIYVNCNQLSPEGAPWNNFNGLPIANRNITNMLDETGVATGATITLVDVLTGANNVGAVTGNNSGVFPDNVMNTFYYDQSTTARRIRITGLTSTKKYNLVFFASRADVTDNRTTVYTVGTQSVSLNASGNTSKTVQLNGLSADSTGTIEFTIQNGTGSLFAYLNALVIQSYVDNGQPLSPESLIATGKSRNTIKLDWTNKASNATGVEIYRSTSIDGAYSLVTTVGGTVNTYMDNGLSESTRYYYKVRAKANTVFSDYSNIATGATYSHSVYININVTSPQGAPWNNTNSLPFQGQKLNNIKDEISNNTSMVMSIDRNFTGTNPNGMVTGNNSGIYPDNVMAASYYIDKGDTAQLTFSGLNQSMAYSFVFFGSRAGGGDRISAYSINGKVVTLNALNNTSQTVQIDNVVPNSDGEIRVVIYIAPNGQYAYLNALVINAYPKDNTPGADNSITPDNVMMAANRNRSAAGVVSKIEPTKENGEEILIESVYPNPVSSFVNLLVKNTGKSQNVTIKVFDLTGRMVYAKAGIVLPEGSQPIRVDFNRDMAPGVYLLQVLTPDNKRVKIVKLIKQ; this is encoded by the coding sequence ATGAATAAATTTTACACGCTCCTTACTTTCCTCTTAGTGATGGGAATCAATACGGTCTTGGCACAGACAGGCGTATTAAACCCCAACGACAGCATTGTGGAATACAATCCGGCGGCTCCTCCCACTCCTCCTAACTGGGGTGTACTGGGCAAGTGGGTCAGGACCAAACGCCTCAACTGGAACACTGACTCCTACAAGTGTTATTACTACAATGGTCTGCAATTCCGTTTAAAGTTCCCCAAATCCTACCAGCCAGGTGTATCCGATGGCAAAAAGTACCCCATGATCATCTTCTGGCATGGTGTAGGAGAAAGAGGCACTATCTATGACAACGAATATCAGTTGTACCATGGTGGTGAATTACACAAAAACGCTGTTGACAACGGCACCTTTGATGGCTTTCTGCTTTATCCGCAAAACCAGGGTGGTTTCTTCGGAAATGTACAGTTTGATGCTATCAGAGATCTGATCGTTAATTACATGATTCCGGAGGTAAAGCTCGACCCTTACCGCATTATGGTACAGGGACTTTCCGGTGGTGGTACTGCCACCTGGGACTTTATGATCCGTTACCCCAAACTAGTGGCTTCCGCCGCTCCTATCAGCGCTTCGACGCTGGCATTAAAAGATTATATCGATGTATTCAAATTAATCCCCATCTGGAACTTCCAGGGTGGAGATGACACCAACCCCGACCCCAGTGTTACTCAAAACGTATACAATGCTGTAAAAGCCGCTGGCGGCAACATGAAACTTACTATTTATGATGGCTGGGGACATGGCGTATGGTACAAGGCATGGGGCGAACCTGACTATTTCCCTTTTGCCAACCGCGCCCACAAAGCCAACCCATGGCCACTCTATGGCAGAACAGAGTTTTGCCCGGGAGACACGATTAACGTTACCTTAGGTGTAACGGCCGGCTTCGACGCCTACGAATGGCGTAAAGACGGTGTTATCATTCCCGGCGCCAACAGCAATACCATTGTTGCTACTACTACCGGTGTATATGATGCCCATATTAAAGATGGCGATAACTGGACCACCTGGTCTCCCATCCCGGTACAAATCAAAATAAAAACCCCCACTATCACCCCAAACATTAGCGTCAATGGGGTGATGAGTAAAGTACTTCCTGCGCTGGATGGTAAAGACAGCGTAGTACTGCAATTACCGGCAGGCTATACTTCCTATCTCTGGAAAAAAGCCACCGATGCCATCACTTTAGGTACAGACAGAATGCTCACTGTTAGAGACTCCGGCCTGTATGTAGCGACCGTAACAGAACAATACGGTTGCTCCAGCAATTTCTCTGCTCCGTTTAAAGTTATCAAAGCCAGTGGAACACCCGCTCCGGACCCGGCCACCAATGCCATTGCCAGAGCTGATTCCAAAACACAGATCACTATTGACTGGAGCAGAAATCCCAATCCCACTAACAGCGAAACCGGTTATGAAGTATACCGTGGCACCGCTGCCGGCGGGCCTTATACCCTGGTAGGCATTACTGGTCCGGGCGTGACTACTTTCTCCAGCAGCGGTTTAAATCCCAATAAAGCCTATTACTTCGTTATCAGAGCTGTGAATGATAATGGTGCTGCTATTGCCAGCAATGAAACCAGCGCCACCACGCAGGTAGACAATAATCCACCTACAGCACCAGGCTCTCTGAAAATCACCGGTACTACCAGAACATCGGTTAGTCTTTCCTGGACAGCAGCTACAGATGATGTAGGTGTTACCAAATATGACATCTATGTAAACGGTGTCAAAACATATACTGTTAACGGAGATCAGACATCCTTTACCGTTAACTCCCTTGTCTATAATCAGGTGTATGCCTTTACCGTAAAGGCCAGAGACCTCACCGGCAATCTGTCCCCAGCCAGTAACCAGGTGTCTGCTACAACTGCAAACAGTGGCCTGAACTACAAATACTACACTGGTACCTTCAGCGCATTGCCCGACTTCAGTACTTTAACACCTGTAAAAACCGGTGTTACACCTACTGCAGATATCAGTGCCCGTGATGCCAACGAAAACTACGCATTCCTGTGGACAGGATATATCAACATCCCTGCTACCGGTACCTATACTTTCGAAACTTACTCCGACGATGGCAGCAGGCTATATATCGGCCCTTACAGCTATGCCGCAACTCCACTGGTAGATAATGACGGTTTGCATGCTCCGCAGTCAAGGACCAACAGCATTTACCTCACTGCTGGTTCCTATCCTTTCTCCGCTACCTTCTTCCAGGCAGGTGGAGGACAGGTGATGCAGCTCTTCTGGCAGTCTACCATCAATGGTGTAACCGGCAGCAGACAGGAAATTCCTGCCAGTGCATTCAAAGATCCAGGCACCCCCGGTGGCGCAACTCCTGCTGCGCCTACACAGATCAAGGCTACTGCTGCTTCCTATAACAAAATCAATCTGACCTGGACCGACAACAGCAACAACGAAACAGGTTTTGAAATCTACCGCAGCACCAGCCTCAGTGGACCGTTTAACATCATCGCCACTGCAGCTGCCACTAAAACAGCCTACACCGACAGCCTGCTGCAACCGCAGACCACCTACTACTACAAGGTGAAAGCAATCAACAAATACGGCGATTCCGGCTTCAGTCTGGCCGATGGCGGCGGATTGCAGTACGACTATTATGAGTTCTCTGATATTACCCAGCTGCCCGACTTTAGCAGCATCACCCCTGTTAAGAGCGGTAGTGTGGACAATATAACACTGGATATCCGCAACCATGACAATAATTTTGCACTGAAATTTGCGGGATACATCAATCTCCCGGTTAGCGGTACCTATACCTTCTATACCGCCTCCGATGATGGCAGCAAGCTGTACATCGATGGCTTCGACAATACCAGGTTAGTAGTCAACAACGACTACCTGCAGGGCACTACCGAAAGGTCCGGTACCAAAACCCTTTCTGCCGGCCGTCATGCCATCTATATTACCTTTTTCCAGCGTGGTGGCGGATATACACTGACTGCTAGCTATAAAGGTCCCACTGGAAGCAATATAGCCAAACAGCTGATCCCCAGTTCTGCATTGGCCAATCCCAATATGCAGGCCACTACCCTGGCATTGCCTACAGCGCCGGCAGCACCTACCGTGCTCACCGCAGCTACTGTGTTCTCCAATAAGATTGGTCTCAAATGGAACGATAATTCCAACAATGAAACATCTTTTGAAATATACCGTTCTGTTGGCAACAACAGCCTGTACAAACTGCAGGCGACCATCCCCGGCAGCGATAGTGCCTACGGCGTGCTTACAGATACCGCCCTCTTTGCCAATGTAACTTACTATTACAAGGTAAGAGCGGTGAACGTAGGTGGTAACTCTGCCTACAGCAACGAACTGAATGTACAAACACTCAACAATGCTCCGGTCCTCAACAATCAGCCCAACCGCTTCATGCATTACGACACCCAGCTGTCTGTAAATGTAGTGGCCACCGATGCTGATGGAGATCCGATCACCCTTACCGCTACCAACCTGCCTGCTTTCGCCACTTTCACCGACAACGGCAACGGTACCGGTACCATTCTCTTTAACAATCCTCCGGTTACAGCACAAGCCACTTATCCCGGCATTACCGTGAAAGCACAGGACAACCACAATGGTATTGCCACCAAAGTGTTCTCACTGACTGTAAATGCCAACTATGCACCGGTATTAGGTAGTGTGTCCAACCTGACCATCAGTGAAAATACGACCTCACAAATCAATGTGGCCGTAACCAATGATAACGGTACCGATAACCTTACCTGGACCTATACCGGCCTGCCTGCTTTTGCAACAGCCGTGTCCAATGGTAAAACATCCCAGATCACGCTGAACCCCGGTTACAGCGATGCCGGCTCCTACCCTGTATCTGTAAAGGTATCAGACGGCGTTGGCGGTGAAGACACCAAAAACTTCACCATTGTGATCAATGATGTGAACCCTGGTTACTTCGTAAGAGTAAACTTTAACGACGGTTCCAACCAGGCAGCGGCTCCATGGAACAACACCAACAAGGTGCCCGTTACTCAGAATGATATCTTCGGCCCCTTCACCGATCAGAACGGTAACAACACGGGTATCTCTCTGAAGATCATGACCCCATGGCAAACCGTCAACGGAGGCAGCAACGCCAACAATGCCGGTGTACGCCCAGGTAATAACTCCGGCATATACCCCGACAACGTAATGGCCAGCTCCTACTGGACCAATACCACCAAACAAACATTTAAGGTTACCGGTCTTAAGGCTACCTTCAAATACAACTTCACCTTCTTCGGAAGCCGCAGCGGTGTAACAGATAACCGTACCGCCAACTACACCATCAACGGTACCACTGTTTCCCTCAATGCGTCCAACAACGCCACCAATACCGTTGTCATCAAAGGTGTAGCTGCTGATTCGAATGGTGAAGTATCTGTCGATCTCCAGGCCGGTACTGGTTCTTCTTTCGCCTATATCAATGCGATGGTGATAGAAGCCGTGTATGACGATGGTACAGCTCCTGCCAAACCAAGACAACTGGCCGCCAGAAATATTCCTACCGGCGTAAGACTGTCCTGGACCGATGCCGCTTATAACGAAACAGGTTATGAAGTATACCGGTCAACCGATTCACTGGGTACCTACCAGTTAATGAACCCGGCACCGACCAACGCTAACGACACCGCCTATACGGACAATACCGTAGTCGCCAATACCAAATACTTCTACGCTGTTCGCGCGATCAACACCTATGGTAATTCTCCATATACAGATACCATAGCGATCGTTGCGGCCAACAGAAACCCGGTGTTGAATACACTGAGCAATGTGTCAATGAAAACAGATGATGTACAGAACATCACTGTTACCGCTACTGATGATCCGTCAGATATCCTGACTGTCAGCGCTACCGGTTTACCACCTTTTGCTACCCTGACCACCACCGGCAATGGCACCGCTACCATAGCCCTTACGCCTACAGCTGCCAACATTGGCAGATACAGTGTAACCGTTACCGTAGCAGACAACCACGGTGGCAGCGCCAGCCAGACATTTACCATTGCGGTAAGAGACAAAAACATCACTTCCATTTACGTCAACTGCAACCAGCTCAGTCCGGAAGGTGCACCGTGGAACAATTTCAACGGCCTCCCAATTGCCAACCGCAACATCACCAACATGCTGGATGAAACCGGTGTCGCTACCGGCGCTACCATCACCCTCGTGGATGTCCTCACCGGCGCCAACAACGTAGGTGCAGTAACCGGCAACAATTCCGGCGTATTCCCGGATAATGTGATGAACACCTTCTACTACGACCAGAGCACTACCGCCAGACGCATCAGGATCACCGGTCTTACCAGCACTAAAAAATACAACCTGGTGTTCTTCGCCAGCCGCGCAGATGTGACTGACAACAGAACAACCGTGTATACAGTTGGTACACAGTCCGTATCCTTAAATGCATCCGGCAATACCAGCAAAACAGTACAACTGAATGGCCTCAGCGCCGACAGTACCGGTACTATCGAGTTTACCATTCAGAACGGTACAGGCTCCCTCTTCGCCTATCTGAATGCACTGGTGATACAGTCCTATGTTGACAATGGACAACCACTGTCTCCTGAAAGCCTTATCGCTACCGGTAAATCAAGAAACACCATCAAACTGGACTGGACCAACAAAGCCAGCAATGCCACCGGTGTGGAAATATACCGCTCCACCAGCATAGATGGTGCTTACAGCCTGGTTACCACTGTAGGCGGAACCGTGAACACTTATATGGATAACGGTCTCAGTGAAAGCACCCGCTACTATTATAAAGTAAGAGCCAAGGCTAATACCGTATTCTCTGATTACAGCAATATCGCTACCGGAGCTACGTATAGTCATTCTGTTTACATCAACATCAATGTAACCAGTCCTCAGGGTGCACCATGGAACAATACCAACTCACTGCCTTTCCAAGGCCAGAAGCTCAATAACATCAAAGATGAAATCAGCAACAACACCAGCATGGTGATGAGCATAGACCGGAACTTTACAGGCACCAACCCCAATGGTATGGTGACCGGTAACAACTCCGGCATCTATCCGGACAATGTAATGGCCGCCTCCTACTACATCGACAAAGGAGATACTGCCCAGCTTACCTTCTCCGGCCTGAACCAGTCTATGGCTTACTCCTTCGTATTCTTCGGCAGCCGTGCCGGCGGAGGCGACAGGATCAGCGCTTACAGCATCAATGGCAAAGTGGTAACACTCAATGCACTGAACAACACCAGCCAGACCGTACAGATAGACAATGTAGTACCTAACAGCGATGGTGAAATCCGTGTGGTCATCTACATTGCCCCTAACGGCCAGTATGCTTACCTGAATGCGCTTGTCATCAATGCTTATCCCAAAGACAATACACCAGGAGCCGACAATAGCATCACACCTGATAATGTGATGATGGCTGCCAACAGAAACCGTAGCGCTGCCGGTGTTGTAAGCAAAATAGAACCCACTAAGGAAAACGGTGAAGAGATCCTTATCGAAAGCGTGTATCCGAATCCGGTTAGCTCCTTCGTCAACCTCCTGGTGAAAAACACAGGCAAGTCCCAGAACGTGACCATCAAAGTATTTGATCTCACAGGAAGAATGGTGTATGCGAAAGCAGGCATCGTACTGCCGGAAGGTTCACAACCTATCCGTGTAGACTTCAACAGGGATATGGCGCCAGGTGTCTATCTGCTGCAAGTACTGACTCCTGATAATAAGCGTGTGAAAATTGTGAAATTGATCAAGCAGTAA
- a CDS encoding acyltransferase produces MQQIIPASGGINPAPAATTSTPKSKTFLNYIHHFRGIAILYVVAAHPLLQWAEGSPVERILNIIFQNSTVMFIFIAGYLFQHLSAKFEYKDYLVKKLQGVICPYILLSIPIIVARLISGNVPGNTLDVYPDFASFPAWKQIGYYLLHGAHMQPFWFIPMITLYYLGAPVLIYIDRHPRWYWVLLPLFVVSTVLVQRAALADTFRMAIHFLFVYLFGMFLSHYKDRYLEFAKKYWLPITVLSFLSLAVNFYVPARFYDPADFTQKILFSCFYIYWLWKLERYVPKVINILATLSFGIFFIHYFFVLLQRFVSYKIYGHEMPGNLFSWALCNLFVLVPTVLFLMAARKVFGKYSKYFVGC; encoded by the coding sequence ATGCAGCAAATAATCCCGGCATCAGGCGGTATCAACCCGGCGCCTGCAGCAACCACATCAACACCCAAATCCAAAACATTCCTGAACTACATCCATCACTTCAGGGGTATTGCCATCTTATATGTAGTAGCTGCCCACCCATTGTTGCAATGGGCAGAAGGCAGTCCTGTAGAAAGAATACTGAACATCATCTTCCAGAATTCCACGGTGATGTTCATTTTTATCGCAGGTTATCTTTTCCAGCACCTGTCTGCAAAATTTGAGTACAAGGATTATCTGGTAAAGAAGTTGCAGGGCGTTATCTGCCCGTATATACTGCTTTCTATTCCGATTATTGTGGCGCGTCTTATATCTGGTAACGTGCCTGGTAATACACTGGATGTATACCCTGATTTTGCTTCCTTTCCGGCGTGGAAACAGATTGGTTATTATTTATTACACGGTGCACACATGCAACCGTTTTGGTTTATACCCATGATCACCTTGTATTACCTGGGAGCGCCTGTATTAATTTATATTGACAGACACCCGCGCTGGTACTGGGTGCTGCTTCCGCTGTTCGTAGTTTCTACGGTACTGGTACAGCGTGCAGCCCTTGCCGATACTTTCAGGATGGCCATCCACTTTTTATTCGTGTACCTGTTTGGTATGTTCCTGAGCCACTATAAAGACCGTTACCTGGAATTCGCTAAAAAATACTGGCTGCCGATTACTGTGCTCTCTTTCCTTTCACTGGCCGTTAATTTTTACGTGCCTGCCAGGTTTTATGATCCGGCAGATTTTACACAGAAAATTCTTTTCTCCTGCTTTTATATTTACTGGTTGTGGAAACTGGAACGGTATGTACCCAAGGTGATCAATATCCTTGCTACGCTTAGTTTTGGGATATTCTTCATTCATTACTTTTTTGTGTTGTTACAACGTTTTGTAAGCTATAAGATTTACGGTCATGAGATGCCGGGCAACCTGTTTTCCTGGGCACTCTGTAACCTGTTTGTACTGGTTCCTACCGTACTCTTTTTGATGGCAGCAAGAAAAGTTTTTGGGAAATACAGTAAGTATTTTGTCGGATGTTAA
- a CDS encoding class I SAM-dependent methyltransferase, which translates to MSTIKNLLKQTALPVYLSLRGMYYQGDKVACPCCKGTFSRFLEIGYNRRPAQCPRCRSNERDRTFWLFLEKHPEFLFQGAKVLHVAPEEIYYKRLSKDPSIQYTAGDKFVNSYENTYPDDTIYLDITDMKDIADNTYDIILCSHVLSCIPDDARAFREMRRVLKPGGKAIIQVPVREDLAVTDEDLTLTGPAERIRRFGDPNYVRFYGRDYEQRLIAQGFNTHFILITDMLTEAEIERYGLVRTDEIHLCSK; encoded by the coding sequence ATGAGCACCATAAAAAATCTGCTAAAACAAACAGCCCTGCCCGTATATCTGAGTTTACGGGGGATGTATTATCAGGGAGACAAAGTAGCGTGTCCCTGTTGTAAAGGGACGTTCTCCCGTTTCCTGGAGATAGGATACAACCGCAGGCCGGCACAGTGTCCCAGATGCAGGTCCAACGAGAGAGACCGCACCTTCTGGCTGTTTCTCGAAAAACATCCTGAGTTTCTGTTTCAGGGTGCGAAAGTATTGCATGTGGCCCCGGAAGAAATATATTACAAGCGGCTTAGCAAAGACCCGTCTATACAATATACAGCGGGTGATAAGTTTGTGAACAGCTATGAAAATACTTATCCTGATGATACCATCTATCTGGACATCACTGATATGAAAGACATTGCTGACAACACTTACGACATTATCCTCTGCAGTCATGTACTGAGCTGTATTCCTGATGATGCCCGGGCTTTCCGGGAAATGCGCAGGGTGCTCAAACCCGGTGGCAAAGCCATTATACAGGTACCTGTACGGGAAGATCTGGCTGTGACGGATGAAGATCTGACACTAACGGGGCCGGCTGAACGTATCCGCAGATTCGGCGATCCCAACTATGTTCGTTTTTATGGCCGGGACTATGAGCAAAGGCTCATTGCCCAGGGCTTCAACACTCATTTCATACTGATTACTGACATGCTTACCGAAGCGGAAATTGAACGCTATGGATTGGTAAGAACAGACGAAATTCACCTATGCAGCAAATAA
- a CDS encoding glycosyltransferase family 2 protein yields MVFLKAVLFFSLFILFYSYIGYAILVWLLLRFKKSNNLSSDDSSGDYSPAVTLIVAAYNEVNFIEEKIWNTLALDYPIDKLDILFITDGSTDGTPDIVQKYGRIRLMHEQERKGKTAAINRAMRSITTPYVIFCDANTLLNSDAICNIIHHYRDEQTGGVAGEKKVRPSGTAGAAATEGIYWKYESALKKLDASLYTVVGAAGELFSIRTELYRPVEQDVILDDFIISLRINQEGYRIAYAPDAYAMESPSHSIREEHKRKVRISAGGFQSMVRLKELLNVFRYPVLSFQYISHRVLRWTLCPLSLLLVLATNILLVMNNAGKWYEWLLVAQVVFYAMALAGYTLAKLSVKVRIFYVPFYFVFMNVAIYEGFFRFMRKRQPAAWEKAARSPRTEVLG; encoded by the coding sequence ATGGTTTTTCTCAAAGCAGTACTCTTCTTTTCCCTATTCATTTTGTTCTATAGTTATATAGGGTATGCCATACTGGTGTGGCTATTGCTCCGATTTAAGAAAAGCAATAACTTATCCAGTGATGACAGCTCCGGAGATTATTCACCTGCGGTCACACTGATAGTGGCCGCCTATAATGAAGTCAACTTTATAGAGGAAAAAATATGGAATACGCTGGCGCTGGATTATCCGATAGATAAACTCGACATCTTATTTATTACCGACGGGTCTACAGACGGCACGCCGGACATCGTGCAGAAATACGGCAGGATCAGGCTGATGCATGAGCAGGAGCGCAAAGGAAAAACAGCCGCGATCAACAGGGCGATGCGTTCCATTACTACTCCTTATGTCATCTTCTGCGATGCCAACACATTATTAAACAGTGATGCCATCTGCAATATTATTCATCATTACCGCGATGAGCAAACAGGCGGCGTTGCCGGAGAAAAAAAGGTACGCCCTTCCGGCACTGCAGGCGCAGCAGCCACCGAAGGTATCTACTGGAAATATGAATCCGCTCTGAAAAAACTGGATGCTTCTTTATATACAGTGGTAGGTGCTGCAGGCGAACTGTTTTCTATCCGCACTGAATTGTACCGCCCAGTAGAACAGGACGTGATACTCGATGACTTTATCATTTCACTGCGGATCAATCAGGAAGGTTATCGTATTGCCTATGCCCCGGATGCTTACGCCATGGAGTCTCCCTCCCACTCTATACGGGAAGAGCATAAACGAAAAGTACGGATCAGTGCAGGCGGCTTTCAGTCGATGGTAAGATTGAAGGAGCTGTTGAATGTGTTCCGTTACCCTGTATTATCTTTCCAGTATATTTCCCACCGGGTGCTGAGATGGACATTATGCCCACTGAGTTTGCTTTTGGTACTGGCCACTAATATACTACTGGTAATGAATAATGCCGGCAAATGGTATGAGTGGCTGCTGGTGGCACAGGTAGTGTTTTATGCAATGGCGCTGGCCGGATATACACTGGCAAAACTATCAGTGAAGGTCCGGATATTTTATGTCCCCTTTTATTTTGTATTCATGAACGTAGCGATATATGAAGGCTTTTTCCGGTTTATGCGGAAGCGACAACCAGCTGCATGGGAAAAAGCCGCACGTAGTCCCAGGACTGAAGTCCTGGGCTAA
- a CDS encoding response regulator produces MKKTILVVDDSAPMRYLLEAMLGQRYKVYSAIDGLTASKWLSAGNVPDVIVSDIQMPNMDGMEFTKNLSANLLYSDIPVILLTAMQLDEVTLYPNVVEIMSKPFDPLKLLSLIEKQLIVSPTVIVAE; encoded by the coding sequence ATGAAGAAAACAATTTTAGTAGTAGATGACAGTGCACCAATGCGATATTTGTTAGAGGCGATGCTTGGACAGCGGTATAAAGTTTATTCTGCCATTGATGGACTCACTGCCAGCAAATGGCTCTCTGCCGGTAATGTGCCGGATGTAATTGTATCTGATATACAGATGCCCAATATGGATGGAATGGAGTTTACTAAAAACCTTTCTGCCAACCTGCTGTACAGCGATATCCCGGTGATATTACTCACGGCTATGCAGCTGGACGAAGTAACGTTGTACCCCAATGTAGTAGAGATCATGAGCAAACCTTTTGATCCACTGAAGCTGCTCAGTCTCATAGAAAAGCAACTGATCGTTTCCCCAACCGTGATTGTTGCTGAATAA